A genomic stretch from Acropora palmata chromosome 13, jaAcrPala1.3, whole genome shotgun sequence includes:
- the LOC141864551 gene encoding uncharacterized protein LOC141864551, whose product MSKLRKDGNFPSTSSATSQEAQEGKGQSPISALKVTLLSSEWRSTKGGLSTINRELAIQLAKHSNVEVSMYLPQCSEEDKRAAAAHNVCIIEAEEKPGYDPIDWLATVPRDHDMDFVIGHGIHLGRQVPLIKEVHRECKWIQVVHTDPEELGMFKNDADSIAKGEKKHQAEVKLCELADQVVAIGPKLVEAFSCYLRSCGKDQDILNLTPGIFSEFAEVSQAAEERGRFRVLVFGRGDSEDFYLKGYDIAARAVAELCKHEPHLFKLVFVGAPKGEEEKVKEMLLKEGLAASQLIVRSYKEREQLAAQFCEADLAIMPSRSEGFGLSALEALSAGLPVLVSVNSGFGHALKEVPFGSSCVVNSEDVNEWAKAIRTIHDKKRKLRLREAVKVRESYAEEYHWEAECGRLVERMLNIIKVSPERQSAEKQGKRLELSHLSGSPPGKKQRCDTDTFRVFNNNSVVVKLLRAEYNRRAQLRPLLWESTMQLPLEKVYTRLKIVSRRRGGNQGETERWSDVVWAEDSRRDEISAEARANRANPCDVFGMLKEKKDVMTIVEGNPGIGKTTFCLKVANDWANQSSSAAKFPEFELVLLLKCRDIDGDLTEAITEQLFPKDMSKDAREELLRFLEDIENQERVLIILDGLDELAEKSKHYVDELLHRKRLAFCYVLATTRQEKGIEVRQKPDFVFNLFLQIEGFTEEDSFEYIRRHFKIAGPEHTSKGEKLIEEVKENELLRDLQENPLNLLLLCIVYQDHEGKLPSSRTNLYQVIVVCLLRRYCARHNVKARKADMDLEKQFEWDIRCLGELAWNCLLSDRHSFFEEELEELERKNEKLVARELGFVYKEESLKVLKPQHEYCFVHKSFQEYLAASYIAPKLRRNEFNVFEHLNFDAVVRKFPQVFVFVCGILREEASILFEQIGEKLKSDWCWHECSWEAAKFVVESWSESGNAEEMANTLCSFLPFPRYVGPIFFGGSDKNCEPLFRVLFFCRTFSEVAAPDEIHLEIPVLGPLFSSSNMVSDLAFLPNLKSLDFTECYMDVGSAHELFQILPDFASLTKLALPDVPEMTDWKIVTKALTTSTTLETVGCVLLGERGEDWARALDDALCADTPLSSVNLTICGPMSETGLRALEILLLNKSLFSVSVIVKGDMSYSVADTLSRALAGQTVVQSLELCVNGKLSFCCANLIEQGIVKNNTLGKLVVALHGELPDNWRAIAENLNVQVLEKSIVPFEIYPNIFSPVTAIEWTDVHPGVRNYGFFKQESVTLNVWGELTVDGAEALYNLLPIDSHMTLNIHGKLTDDFLHCIARHVDEEKPLCPITINTWDQLTNEGKALFKELELHKNPAVTLNVCDKHVHSDESGDNEIESIDAPESLIALFEEAENSGKENLTVTIKVQSGDSTCDDSDDSDDSTCDDSDDSSCDDSDDSIGRSGNDSLLLDLARTCTLTSLTLTMNNFSSKSAELSFTLISFLESCISLKSLNLTLNDYAHEWKNTFASRLCKGLGRNTSLISMTLTLNVCTMDSHFDLDDISDDDVVPNVSVNSFTLTINDFSTRGDWGFPSGVLWSSYKSLNTFNLTLNICCESAAYRLLTVLYEVMKVNSSRTLRININDSRSRNYPKYEFSELVEKSPSLELIELTICRYGDVGSWLETLKWEKQ is encoded by the exons ATGTCGAAGCTGAGGAAG GATGGCAACTTTCCCAGCACCTCATCTGCCACATCACAGGAAGCCCAAGAAGGCAAAGGCCAATCTCCAATCTCTGCTCTCAAAGTGACGCTTTTGAGCAGTGAATGGCGATCTACAAAGGGAGGCCTGTCAACCATCAACAGGGAGCTGGCCATTCAGTTGGCAAAACACAGCAATGTAGAAGTCAGTATGTATCTTCCTCAGTGCAGTGAGGAAGACAAAAGAGCAGCTGCTGCGCACAATGTCTGCATCATTGAGGCAGAGGAGAAACCTGGATATGATCCAATTGACTGGTTGGCCACTGTTCCAAGAGATCATGACATGGACTTTGTGATAGGCCATGGAATCCATCTTGGACGACAGGTTCCTCTCATTAAAGAGGTACATCGTGAGTGCAAATGGATTCAGGTTGTTCATACTGACCCTGAAGAGCTTGGAATGTTCAAGAACGATGCTGATTCCATTGCCAAAGGGGAGAAAAAGCACCAGGCAGAAGTGAAACTTTGTGAATTAGCTGATCAAGTTGTGGCCATTGGACCCAAACTAGTGGAAGCCTTCTCCTGCTACTTGCGATCTTGTGGGAAGGATCAAGATATCTTGAATCTGACTCCAGGCATCTTCTCTGAGTTTGCTGAAGTATCTCAAGCTGCTGAAGAAAGAGGAAGATTTCGTGTTTTAGTCTTTGGGCGTGGTGACAGTgaagatttttatttgaagGGTTATGACATTGCTGCCCGTGCAGTTGCTGAGCTCTGCAAACATGAGCCACACCTCTTCAAACTTGTATTTGTTGGTGCGCCAAAAGGAGAAGAGgagaaagttaaagaaatgttGTTGAAAGAAGGCCTTGCAGCAAGTCAGCTAATTGTACGCAGTTATAAGGAAAGAGAGCAACTTGCTGCACAATTTTGTGAAGCAGATCTCGCCATAATGCCATCAAGAAGTGAAGGGTTTGGATTGTCCGCACTTGAAGCTCTGTCTGCTGGTCTTCCTGTGCTCGTCAGTGTTAACTCTGGTTTTGGGCATGCCTTGAAAGAGGTGCCATTTGGTTCGAGCTGCGTTGTGAATTCCGAAGACGTAAATGAGTGGGCCAAGGCAATCCGTACAATTCATGACAAGAAAAGGAAGCTACGGCTCAGGGAAGCTGTGAAGGTTCGTGAAAGCTACGCAGAGGAGTACCATTGGGAAGCAGAATGTGGCAGACTGGTAGAGAGGATGCTTAACATTATTAAAG TCTCACCAGAGAGACAATCTGCAGAGAAACAAGGGAAAAGACTTGAACTCTCACATCTTAGTGGCAGCCCACCCggtaaaaaacaaagatgtGATACAGATACCTTTAGAG tctTCAACAATAACTCAGTTGTTGTGAAGTTACTGAGAGCAGAGTACAACAGACGAGCTCAATTGAGGCCACTTTTGTGGGAGAGCACGATGCAATTACCGCTTGAAAAGGTCTACACAAGATTGAAAATTGTCTCAAGACGGAGAGGAGGTAATCAAGGGGAAACCGAACGCTGGAGTGATGTAGTCTGGGCTGAGGACTCCCGGCGAGATGAGATTTCGGCGGAAGCACGGGCTAATAGGGCGAATCCATGCGATGTCTTTGGTAtgttaaaggaaaagaaggaCGTCATGACAATTGTCGAGGGAAACCCAGGAATTGGTAAAACAACTTTCTGTCTTAAAGTTGCCAATGACTGGGCAAACCAAAGCAGCTCTGCAGCAAAATTTCCAGAGTTCGAGCTAGTTTTGCTGTTAAAATGCCGAGATATTGATGGAGACCTAACGGAAGCCATCACGGAACAACTTTTTCCAAAGGATATGAGCAAAGATGCCAGGGAAGAGCTCTTGCGTTTTTTGGAGGATATTGAAAATCAAGAGagagttttaattattttggacGGCTTGGACGAGCTGGCAGAAAAATCGAAGCATTACGTGGATGAGCTTCTCCACAGAAAGAGGTTGGCTTTCTGTTATGTGTTGGCCACCACACGACAAGAGAAAGGAATTGAAGTCCGACAAAAGCCtgattttgtgtttaatttatttctacAAATTGAAGGGTTCACTGAAGAGGACTCGTTTGAGTACATCAGGAGGCATTTCAAGATTGCTGGCCCAGAGCACACATCCAAGGGGGAGAAGCTCATAGAAGAAGTCAAAGAAAACGAACTCTTGCGTGACCTACAAGAGAATCCATTAAATTTACTTCTCCTTTGCATTGTTTATCAAGATCATGAAGGAAAGCTGCCTTCTTCCCGTACTAATCTCTACCAAGTGATTGTCGTGTGTCTTCTGAGAAGATATTGTGCACGACACAATGTGAAGGCTAGGAAAGCGGACATGGACTTGGAGAAACAATTTGAATGGGACATCCGTTGCCTTGGAGAGCTTGCGTGGAATTGCCTGCTGAGCGATCgtcacagtttctttgaagAGGAGTTAGAAgaattggaaagaaaaaatgagaaattggTAGCCCGTGAACTAGGCTTTGTTTATAAGGAAGAAAGTTTGAAGGTATTGAAGCCACAACATGAATACTGCTTTGTACACAAGTCGTTTCAAGAGTATCTGGCTGCGTCATACATTGCGCCTAAGTTACGAAGAAACGAGTTTAATGTGTTTGAGCATTTAAACTTTGATGCTGTGGTACGGAAATTTCCTCAGGTGTTTGTATTTGTTTGTGGAATACTGCGTGAGGAGGCAAGTATTCTGTTTGAACAGATTGGTGAGAAGCTAAAGAGTGACTGGTGCTGGCACGAATGCAGTTGGGAAGCAGCAAAGTTCGTTGTTGAGAGCTGGAGTGAAAGTGGAAACGCTGAAGAAATGGCAAATACTCTTTGTTCATTCTTGCCTTTTCCGCGGTACGTGGGCCCAATTTTCTTTGGGGGTTCTGATAAGAACTGCGAGCCGCTGTTTAGAGTTTTATTCTTCTGCAGAACATTTTCAGAGGTAGCGGCACCTGATGAAATTCACCTCGAAATACCTGTCCTTGGCCCCTTGTTCAGTTCTTCAAATATGGTGAGCGATTTGGCATTTcttccaaatttaaaatctCTAGATTTTACTGAATGTTATATGGATGTTGGATCGGCACATGAGCTTTTTCAGATACTTCCCGATTTCGCTTCTTTAACGAAATTGGCGCTACCAGATGTACCAGAAATGACCGATTGGAAGATTGTTACTAAGGCCCTGACGACTAGCACGACCTTAGAGACTGTGGGATGTGTTTTGTTGGGAGAGAGAGGCGAGGACTGGGCCAGGGCCCTTGATGATGCATTGTGCGCTGATACACCACTATCTTCTGTCAATCTTACGATCTGTGGCCCAATGAGTGAAACAGGGTTACGAGCTTTAGAGATTCTCTTGTTAAACAAATCACTGTTCTCTGTGTCTGTTATTGTAAAGGGAGATATGTCATACTCCGTAGCTGACACACTCTCAAGAGCCCTTGCAGGCCAAACTGTTGTCCAGTCCCTGGAGTTGTGTGTTAATGGAAAGCTGAGTTTTTGTTGTGCTAATTTGATTGAACAAGGTATCGTCAAAAATAACACACTTGGTAAGTTGGTAGTCGCTCTACATGGAGAGCTTCCTGATAACTGGCGGGCGATTGCGGAGAATCTAAATGTACAGGTGCTTGAGAAATCAATCGTTCCCTTTGAGATCTACCCAAACATTTTTAGCCCAGTCACAGCCATTGAGTGGACAGATGTTCATCCTGGTGTGAGAAACTATGGTTTCTTTAAACAAGAAAGTGTCACTCTAAACGTTTGGGGTGAGTTAACTGTTGATGGTGCAGAAGCTTTATATAACCTTTTACCAATCGACTCTCACATGACGTTAAATATCCATGGAAAATTAACGGATGACTTTCTTCACTGCATAGCAAGACATGTTGATGAGGAGAAACCTTTGTGTCCTATAACCATCAACACGTGGGACCAATTGACCAATGAAGGGAAAGCTCTTTTCAAAGAACTTGAATTACACAAGAATCCAGCAGTTACCTTGAATGTGTGTGACAAGCACGTACATTCAGATGAATCGGGTGATAACGAAATTGAGTCTATTGATGCTCCTGAGTCTCTCATTGCGCTCTTTGAGGAAGCGGAAAATAGCGGAAAAGAAAACCTTACAGTTACAATCAAAGTTCAGAGTGGTGACTCTACTTGTGATGACAGTGATGACAGTGATGACTCTACTTGTGATGACAGTGATGACTCTTCATGTGATGACAGTGATGACTCTATTGGGCGCAGCGGGAACGATAGTCTGCTCCTTGATTTGGCAAGAACTTGCACACTGACTTCTCTCACTTTAACGATGAATAATTTCAGTTCGAAGAGCGCTGAATTGTCTTTCACTCTAATTAGTTTTTTGGAAAGCTGCATCTCACTGAAGTCGCTCAATCTGACATTGAACGATTACGCTCATGAGTGGAAGAATACCTTTGCATCCCGTCTGTGCAAGGGCCTGGGACGCAACACCTCACTGATTTCTATGACTTTGACACTCAACGTCTGCACTATGGACAGTCATTTTGATTTGGATGATATTTCAGACGATGATGTTGTTCCCAACGTCTCAGTAAATTCTTTTACTCTGACCATCAACGACTTTAGCACGAGAGGTGATTGGGGATTTCCGTCAGGCGTTCTATGGTCCAGTTACAAGTCCTTAAATACTTTCAATCTGACACTCAACATTTGTTGTGAATCAGCTGCTTACAGATTACTTACGGTTTTGTATGAAGTGATGAAAGTGAACTCGTCGAGGACCCTGAGAATAAACATCAACGATTCGAGATCCAGAAATTACCCTAAATATGAGTTCAGTGAATTGGTAGAGAAGAGTCCATCACTTGAGCTCATAGAACTAACTATCTGCCGTTATGGAGACGTGGGCAGTTGGCTGGAGACTTTGAAGTGGGAGAAACAGTGA